Genomic window (Streptomyces sp. RerS4):
CCAGGAGGTCCGCGGCCGGTACCGAAGGTTCGTCGTCCCCGCGACCGCCGGTTTCCTCCTCTGGTACATCGCCTACGTGATCGCGGCGACGGCGGCGCCCGACCTGATGGCCCGGCCCGTGTTCGGCGCCGTCAACGTGGCCCTCCTCGCCGGCCTCGGGCAGTTCCTCACCACCTTCCTGCTGACCTGGGCGTACGCCCGCCACGCACGACTGCGTCGGGACCGGGCGGCCCTCGACCTGCGCTGGACCGTCTTCGAGCAGGAGCGCGGCCAGGAGCGCGGTCGCGCCCGGGGGGAGGGCCGGTGAACACCGAACACCAGACCCTGGCGCTGATCCTC
Coding sequences:
- a CDS encoding DUF485 domain-containing protein, with amino-acid sequence MDKHDGRDAGTIRLDDPWYDALAVGWGEGEGDETVAAGPAAEGRTAPGASDIYLEVQRSAAFQEVRGRYRRFVVPATAGFLLWYIAYVIAATAAPDLMARPVFGAVNVALLAGLGQFLTTFLLTWAYARHARLRRDRAALDLRWTVFEQERGQERGRARGEGR